The following are encoded in a window of Acropora muricata isolate sample 2 chromosome 6, ASM3666990v1, whole genome shotgun sequence genomic DNA:
- the LOC136919949 gene encoding signal peptide, CUB and EGF-like domain-containing protein 2 isoform X2: MTYGFGANHDSTSNCASVQVYNRQFRIYTNKLQGYLSYSMNGDTLMQVKDDAVDKGTNFTIDVSDETVTWKTQSLNSSKTEKEKNPYLFTLSGQGSTYGPPVDTFLYAGFNRVPYGSFHNGSGLCKVRITFRKDLGRDSICTSGTHGCHRDANCFPTKRSHKCICKPGFRGDGRQCEEYDPCSIDNGGCHHICQNDAGRVSCSCYKGFKLHPNSRDCLNKEETITISKKVRLRLSEATLCDQEDKEKQFLAKLQQRLLSREVCNFPCRIIGPNLRCRLRNDQTVVSVTFEVEMDQKVISTSKFCNNTCLKCQMEERLRRMIAAIRTLTANSKLNVSVDDQTISVKRTSLRITKTRDGVFCLKDKAGTKKKSKRCLPGTYFDMISQHCANCSRGSYQPNRSENFCFRCPRNKTTLYSGAKDISQCTDTVCGGNLTSMTGVITSPNYPDPYPKGIECVWNIRCPKGRGLLMFMPNISIPLTSECSDYLIMRENSSPYSKTTYLQCESYSNPVTFISRSKNLYVKFSSKTNEETADGFKVFYVTFEEQYRELVASIVEDGTLYGNSSLRRILKDENLITQILDVMAHPQKFDRYETSRTRKTIPEFYAFVEKKVTDLLILSPYRRRR; encoded by the exons ATGACTTACGGTTTCGGTGCAAACCACGATTCCACTAGTAACTGCGCTTCTGTACAAGTATACAACCGCCAATTCCGAATTTACACCAATAAGCTACAGGGTTACTTGAGTTATTCAATGAACGGGGACACTCTAATGCAAGTCAAAGATGATGCCGTGGACAAAGGAACGAACTTTACCATTGACGTGTCAGATGAAACGGTGACATGGAAAACGCAATCACTCAACTCGAGCAAaacggaaaaagaaaaaaatccttaCCTGTTCACATTGTCAGGTCAAGGCTCGACGTATGGTCCCCCAGTGGACACCTTCCTCTACGCAGGATTCAATCGAGTTCCTTATGGTAGTTTCCACAACGGATCAGGGCTTTGCAAGGTGCGAATAACTTTCAGGAAGGACTTGGGAAGAG ATTCAATATGCACGAGTGGTACACATGGTTGCCACAGAGATGCCAATTGCTTCCCCACCAAGCGCTCCCACAAATGCATCTGCAAACCTGGTTTCCGTGGAGACGGAAGACAATGCGAAG AATACGATCCCTGTTCTATTGACAACGGTGGATGTCATCACATTTGTCAGAACGATGCTGGGCGAGTCTCTTGCAGTTGCTACAAAGGATTTAAACTCCATCCAAATTCGAGAGACTGCTTGA ACAAGGAAGAAACAATTACGATAAGCAAGAAAGTGCGCTTGAGACTGAGCGAAGCAACCCTGTGCGATCAAGAGGATAAGGAAAAACAATTCCTCGCCAAACTTCAACAACGGCTTTTGAGTCGGGAAGTGTGCAACTTTCCTTGCAGAATTATCGGTCCAAATTTAAGGTGTCGCCTAAGAAATGATCAAACTGTCGTGTCTGTAACTTTCGAAGTTGAGATGGATCAAAAAGTCATTTCCACGTCCAAATTTTGTAACAACACCTGCTTGAAATGTCAAATGGAGGAACGACTTCGAAGAATGATTGCTGCAATACGTACGCTTACAGCAAATAGTAAGCTTAACGTGTCAGTTGACGATCAAACAATAAGCGTTAAGAGGACGTCTCTGCGAATCACGAAGACGAGGGATGGCGTTTTCTGCTTGAAGGACAAAGCgggaacaaaaaagaaaagtaaacgATGTCTTCCTGGGACGTATTTTGACATGATTTCTCAGCATTGTGCGAATTGTTCTCGGGGATCTTACCAACCCAACAGATCCGAAAACTTCTGCTTCCGTTGCCCGAGAAACAAGACAACGCTGTATTCAGGAGCAAAGGATATCTCTCAATGCACAG acaCTGTCTGTGGTGGAAACCTTACCTCAATGACTGGCGTCATTACATCGCCGAATTATCCTGACCCCTATCCCAAGGGAATCGAATGTGTTTGGAACATTCGTTGTCCTAAGGGACGCGGTTTGCTCATGTTCATGCCAAATATATCAATACCGCTGACCAGCGAATGCTCAGACTATTTGATCATGCGCGAAAATTCCAGTCCCTATTCAAAGACCACGTATTTACAGTGTGAATCGTATTCCAATCCTGTCACCTTTATTTCAAGAAGCAAGAATCTTTATGTCAAGTTCAGTTCCAAAACGAACGAAGAAACGGCTGATGGTTTTAAAGTGTTCTACGTTACATTTGAAG AGCAATACCGAGAATTGGTTGCGTCAATTGTGGAAGACGGCACCTTATATGGAAACAGCAGCCTCAGGAGAATACTCAAG GATGAAAATCTCATCACCCAGATTCTTGACGTAATGGCTCATCCGCAAAAATTCGACCGTTACGAGACAAGCAGAACAAGGAAAACAATTCCCGAGTTTTACGCCTTCG
- the LOC136919949 gene encoding signal peptide, CUB and EGF-like domain-containing protein 2 isoform X1 yields MTFCGMQLPQWVLFLLLLHAKVVHSSNKVPALEIDLATGQATPQNPSGKSQVTVVHGPTPSSKAGLCDGQAVVRLDFSGTYKKAKIELIYGGEPRLWTATIADTKMTYGFGANHDSTSNCASVQVYNRQFRIYTNKLQGYLSYSMNGDTLMQVKDDAVDKGTNFTIDVSDETVTWKTQSLNSSKTEKEKNPYLFTLSGQGSTYGPPVDTFLYAGFNRVPYGSFHNGSGLCKVRITFRKDLGRDSICTSGTHGCHRDANCFPTKRSHKCICKPGFRGDGRQCEEYDPCSIDNGGCHHICQNDAGRVSCSCYKGFKLHPNSRDCLNKEETITISKKVRLRLSEATLCDQEDKEKQFLAKLQQRLLSREVCNFPCRIIGPNLRCRLRNDQTVVSVTFEVEMDQKVISTSKFCNNTCLKCQMEERLRRMIAAIRTLTANSKLNVSVDDQTISVKRTSLRITKTRDGVFCLKDKAGTKKKSKRCLPGTYFDMISQHCANCSRGSYQPNRSENFCFRCPRNKTTLYSGAKDISQCTDTVCGGNLTSMTGVITSPNYPDPYPKGIECVWNIRCPKGRGLLMFMPNISIPLTSECSDYLIMRENSSPYSKTTYLQCESYSNPVTFISRSKNLYVKFSSKTNEETADGFKVFYVTFEEQYRELVASIVEDGTLYGNSSLRRILKDENLITQILDVMAHPQKFDRYETSRTRKTIPEFYAFVEKKVTDLLILSPYRRRR; encoded by the exons ATGACTTTCTGTGGTATGCAATTACCACAGTGGGTTCTTTTTCTTCTACTACTTCACGCAAAAG TTGTCCACAGCTCAAACAAGGTTCCAGCATTGGAGATAGATCTCGCTACAGGCCAGGCCACACCACAAAATCCATCCGGCAAATCTCAAGTCACTGTTGTTCACGGACCCACTCCGTCTTCGAAAGCAGGTCTTTGTGATGGCCAAGCTGTTGTCCGGTTGGATTTTAGCGGAACGTAcaaaaaggccaagattgaGCTCATTTATGGCGGAGAGCCGCGCCTTTGGACAGCCACTATAGCGGATACAAAGATGACTTACGGTTTCGGTGCAAACCACGATTCCACTAGTAACTGCGCTTCTGTACAAGTATACAACCGCCAATTCCGAATTTACACCAATAAGCTACAGGGTTACTTGAGTTATTCAATGAACGGGGACACTCTAATGCAAGTCAAAGATGATGCCGTGGACAAAGGAACGAACTTTACCATTGACGTGTCAGATGAAACGGTGACATGGAAAACGCAATCACTCAACTCGAGCAAaacggaaaaagaaaaaaatccttaCCTGTTCACATTGTCAGGTCAAGGCTCGACGTATGGTCCCCCAGTGGACACCTTCCTCTACGCAGGATTCAATCGAGTTCCTTATGGTAGTTTCCACAACGGATCAGGGCTTTGCAAGGTGCGAATAACTTTCAGGAAGGACTTGGGAAGAG ATTCAATATGCACGAGTGGTACACATGGTTGCCACAGAGATGCCAATTGCTTCCCCACCAAGCGCTCCCACAAATGCATCTGCAAACCTGGTTTCCGTGGAGACGGAAGACAATGCGAAG AATACGATCCCTGTTCTATTGACAACGGTGGATGTCATCACATTTGTCAGAACGATGCTGGGCGAGTCTCTTGCAGTTGCTACAAAGGATTTAAACTCCATCCAAATTCGAGAGACTGCTTGA ACAAGGAAGAAACAATTACGATAAGCAAGAAAGTGCGCTTGAGACTGAGCGAAGCAACCCTGTGCGATCAAGAGGATAAGGAAAAACAATTCCTCGCCAAACTTCAACAACGGCTTTTGAGTCGGGAAGTGTGCAACTTTCCTTGCAGAATTATCGGTCCAAATTTAAGGTGTCGCCTAAGAAATGATCAAACTGTCGTGTCTGTAACTTTCGAAGTTGAGATGGATCAAAAAGTCATTTCCACGTCCAAATTTTGTAACAACACCTGCTTGAAATGTCAAATGGAGGAACGACTTCGAAGAATGATTGCTGCAATACGTACGCTTACAGCAAATAGTAAGCTTAACGTGTCAGTTGACGATCAAACAATAAGCGTTAAGAGGACGTCTCTGCGAATCACGAAGACGAGGGATGGCGTTTTCTGCTTGAAGGACAAAGCgggaacaaaaaagaaaagtaaacgATGTCTTCCTGGGACGTATTTTGACATGATTTCTCAGCATTGTGCGAATTGTTCTCGGGGATCTTACCAACCCAACAGATCCGAAAACTTCTGCTTCCGTTGCCCGAGAAACAAGACAACGCTGTATTCAGGAGCAAAGGATATCTCTCAATGCACAG acaCTGTCTGTGGTGGAAACCTTACCTCAATGACTGGCGTCATTACATCGCCGAATTATCCTGACCCCTATCCCAAGGGAATCGAATGTGTTTGGAACATTCGTTGTCCTAAGGGACGCGGTTTGCTCATGTTCATGCCAAATATATCAATACCGCTGACCAGCGAATGCTCAGACTATTTGATCATGCGCGAAAATTCCAGTCCCTATTCAAAGACCACGTATTTACAGTGTGAATCGTATTCCAATCCTGTCACCTTTATTTCAAGAAGCAAGAATCTTTATGTCAAGTTCAGTTCCAAAACGAACGAAGAAACGGCTGATGGTTTTAAAGTGTTCTACGTTACATTTGAAG AGCAATACCGAGAATTGGTTGCGTCAATTGTGGAAGACGGCACCTTATATGGAAACAGCAGCCTCAGGAGAATACTCAAG GATGAAAATCTCATCACCCAGATTCTTGACGTAATGGCTCATCCGCAAAAATTCGACCGTTACGAGACAAGCAGAACAAGGAAAACAATTCCCGAGTTTTACGCCTTCG